Proteins co-encoded in one Quercus robur chromosome 8, dhQueRobu3.1, whole genome shotgun sequence genomic window:
- the LOC126695597 gene encoding protein E6-like, protein MASLAKHLSFFFVLVLFSLQIQARESRFFSKFTHDNANNNLPDLKVSLTAEAPTPTPEPTLTPAPAPAVEPVTAQTPEETPAPTYSESENGYGYGLYGHGSNQFPPTKETPTTTTTNFEDENLTEELTGERYKTGYPKTNLYNNNGNPNNYNNNGNPNNYNNGFSSSYSNNNRYTTNYNSNGYANNYNTNGYYNSNGYQSERQGMSDTRFMENGKYYFQVQNENTNLNGYESGRGTAKNEGYYGNNMYPNEFNTMEEYEKQQESQEEFVP, encoded by the coding sequence atGGCTTCCTTGGCAAAacacctttcttttttcttcgtcCTAGTTCTCTTCTCACTGCAAATTCAAGCCAGAGAGAGCAGGTTCTTTAGCAAGTTCACCCATGACAATGCTAACAACAATCTGCCAGATCTCAAAGTCTCCCTCACAGCTGAAGCTCCTACACCAACACCAGAACCCACACTAACACCAGCACCAGCACCAGCAGTAGAACCAGTAACAGCACAAACACCAGAAGAAACACCAGCACCAACTTACTCTGAAAGTGAAAATGGCTATGGCTATGGCCTTTATGGTCATGGCTCCAACCAATTCCCTCCCACAAAGGAGACACCCACTACTACTACCACCAATTTTGAAGATGAAAATCTAACTGAAGAACTCACAGGTGAAAGGTATAAGACAGGGTATCCGAAAACAAACTTGTACAATAACAATGGCAACCCcaacaactacaacaacaaTGGCAACCCCAACAATTACAACAATGGCTTCAGCAGCAGCTACAGCAACAATAATCGTTATACAACCAACTATAATAGCAATGGCTATGCAAACAACTACAATACCAATGGCTACTACAACAGCAATGGCTACCAGAGTGAAAGACAAGGGATGAGTGACACGAGGTTCATGGAGAATGGTAAGTACTATTTTCAAGTTCAAAATGAGAATACCAATCTTAATGGGTATGAGTCAGGGAGGGGAACCGCCAAAAATGAAGGTTACTATGGAAATAATATGTACCCAAATGAGTTCAACACCATGGAAGAGTACGAGAAGCAGCAGGAGAGCCAAGAGGAGTTTGTGCCATAA